TTTCAATTTGACGACTGGGCACCACAGGGTTCATCGGAATCACCCTTGCCGGCATCGACCGAAGCCACGCCGGAGGTTGCGGGCACGGCTGGCGTCTGTGCCTGCTGTCGCTGCGCGTTGAGTTCGGCCAGGACATGCTCGCGAGGCCCATAGATGCTGATGACACCGGCGTTCAACACCATCAACCGGTCAAGCTGCGACACGATGTTGGTCCGGTGGGTAATGACGAACAACGTCGCGCCAGTCAGCTTGAGCTGCTGCACGGCACCGGCGAGGGCGCGGTCGCCGACATCGTCCAGATTGGAGTTGGGCTCGTCGAGGATGATCAGTCGCGGGCTTCCATACAGCGCCCGCGCCAAGCCGATGCGCTGGCGTTGTCCGGCCGAGAGCATGATGCCTTCGCTACCGATGACGGTGTCGTAGCCGTCGGGTAGCAGCAGGATCATCTCGTGGACCCCGGCGGTCATCGCCGCCAGGATGACTTTCGCCGAATCGACCTCGGCGAAACGGGCGATGTTCTCGCCGACGGTGCCTTCGAACAATTCGATGTCCTGGGGCAAGTAACCGATATAGGGACCCAACTCCTGTTTGTCCCAGGCGCTGATGTCCGCACCATCGAGCCGAACCACCCCGTGTTGCGGCGGCCAAACGCCGATCAACGCCCTGGCCAGGGTCGACTTTCCCGCCGCGCTGGGGCCGATGATGCCGACCGTGCAGCCGGCCGGCGCGCTGAAGCTGATGTTCTTGATGATCGGCGTCCTGGAGCCCGGCGCCGCGACAACCAGGTTTTCGACCTGGACATGCCCTTGGGGCGCTGGCAGAGACATGCGCTCGGGTTGCGCTTGCAGCTTGTCCAGAACGTCGTTCAAGCGGCCATATTGTGAGCGCGCGGCGATAAACCCCTTCCAACTGCCGATGATCAGGTCGATGGGGGCCAGTGCGCGCCCCAGCAGTATCGATCCCGCGAACACCAGCCCCGCCCCCACTTGATGGTCCACCGCCAGGTACGCCCCGAGCCCCAGTACCAGCGATTGCACGAGGAGCCGGAAGGTCCGCGAAAGCGTGCTGATGATGGCGCCTCGGTCGCTGGCCAACGACTGCAGGAGCAGCACGTTGCGCTGCCGCCGTCCCCAACGGTCCATCAGGGTTTCAAGCATGCCCATGGATTCGATGACTTCGGCGTTGCGCAGATTCTTCGTCGTGTGGAGCGTGGCCCCGATATGCTCCTTGTTGGCCTGGGCCAGCGCCGGTCCCGTCAGCCGCTCGTTGAGCACGGCGAGCGCCAGCAGCAACAGCGCGCTGCCTGTCGCCACCCAGCCAAACCAGGGATGGAAAAGAAACATCACAGCGATATAGATCGGCAGCCAGGGCGCATCGAAAAACGCGAACAACCCGTTACCTGAAAGAAACTGCCGCAAGCCGGTCAAGTCGTTGAGGGATTGGGCTGACGCATCCATGCCGCCACTGTCCAGGGCCCGTTTGAAGCTGGCCCTGTAGACCTGGCGACTGAGCAGCACATCCAGGCGGGTACTGACCCGCACCATGATCCGTGAGCGAATCCATTCCAGGGAGCCGAGCGTAATCACCAGGGCGGTCATGATCAGCGTCAGCATCGCCAAGGTCGTGAGGCTTCCACTGGTGATCACGCGTCCATACACCTGGAGCATGTAGAAGGTCGGGACCAGCATCAGCGCGTTGATGAAAAAGCTGAAAAAACCGACAGAAATGAAACTCTCCCGGCAGGCTTTCAGCGCTTTCTTCAGACTGCTTTCAGGTGCGCTTCGCATTGAAACCCCCTGCCCGGATAACCCTCCTCTGGAGCGTAGATCATGCCGGACAGGGGCGTGTAGCAATTGGCCAGAATGTTTTCGGATCCAGTCCCCGGCGACAATCGGGGACCAGGACACGGCATGGCCGGTCGTCTAGCCGAATTGCTCCGGAGCCGCTACGCCCAGGAGCTGAAACTCGGCAGAAGCGTCCTCGCCGGAAGCAAAGATGAAGTTATTGTCGCTCAGTTGCGAAGCCACATTGCCCTCCAGGGTGATCTCGAATCGCCGTCCTTCTTCATCGGCGTTGTAGCTTTTCAGGTAGGTCCGCTGGCCGTCTTCGCTGACCACCGCTCGCAGCGATGTGTAGTAACCGCTCCAGAGCTCGGTGAAGCCCAACGCGGACACATCGATCTTGTCGGTGAGCGGATTGAAGTCAGTGATCCGATCCTGGAAGTTGCCGTCGGCCGTGCGAAAGCTGTCCGCCAGGGCGTCGTAGCGAAAGACATCCGAACCTTCGCCGCCCGTGAGCACATCACGTCCCTGGCCGCCGTCGATGACATCGTGCCCATTGCCGCCCGAAACGACATCGTTGCCCGCCCCGGCGATGATCCGGTCGCCGACCACCGAGCCCACCAAGCGATCGGCCGATTCCGTGCCCTGGATCAGGTGCGGCGCAAAGATCACGTTGGTCTCATTGAGGGCCTGGGTCAGGTCGCCGTCCAAGGCCAGTTCGAAACGATTCCCCTGCCAGTCCGGTTCGAAGCTTTTCAGATAGGTTCGCGTCCCGGCCTCGTTGACTTGCACCGCCAGGGTTCCGTCCAATCCATTGCCGAACCCGCTGAACCCCAGCGACGTCAAGTCGATGCGATCCAGGTTGGCGTCGAAGTCGGCAATGCGATCACTCACGACTTGGCCGTCGATGCGATAGCTGTCGCCGATCGTGTTGATCCGAAAGACATCGGCACCGGCGCC
This genomic interval from Pseudomonas alvandae contains the following:
- a CDS encoding type I secretion system permease/ATPase — protein: MRSAPESSLKKALKACRESFISVGFFSFFINALMLVPTFYMLQVYGRVITSGSLTTLAMLTLIMTALVITLGSLEWIRSRIMVRVSTRLDVLLSRQVYRASFKRALDSGGMDASAQSLNDLTGLRQFLSGNGLFAFFDAPWLPIYIAVMFLFHPWFGWVATGSALLLLALAVLNERLTGPALAQANKEHIGATLHTTKNLRNAEVIESMGMLETLMDRWGRRQRNVLLLQSLASDRGAIISTLSRTFRLLVQSLVLGLGAYLAVDHQVGAGLVFAGSILLGRALAPIDLIIGSWKGFIAARSQYGRLNDVLDKLQAQPERMSLPAPQGHVQVENLVVAAPGSRTPIIKNISFSAPAGCTVGIIGPSAAGKSTLARALIGVWPPQHGVVRLDGADISAWDKQELGPYIGYLPQDIELFEGTVGENIARFAEVDSAKVILAAMTAGVHEMILLLPDGYDTVIGSEGIMLSAGQRQRIGLARALYGSPRLIILDEPNSNLDDVGDRALAGAVQQLKLTGATLFVITHRTNIVSQLDRLMVLNAGVISIYGPREHVLAELNAQRQQAQTPAVPATSGVASVDAGKGDSDEPCGAQSSN